A genome region from Pseudanabaena sp. Chao 1811 includes the following:
- the dxs gene encoding 1-deoxy-D-xylulose-5-phosphate synthase, whose translation MRLSEVTHPNQLHGLTISQLESIAKEIRQKHLETIAATGGHLGPGLGVVELTLALYQTLDLDRDKVVWDVGHQAYPHKLITGRYKNFHTLRQKDGIAGYLNRRESEFDHFGAGHASTSISAALGMAIARDLQGDNYKTVAIIGDGSLTGGMALEAINHAGHLPKTNLLVVLNDNEMSISPNVGAIPKYLNKMRLSPPMKFITNNLEGQIRNIPFVGEQISPEIERIKDNLKIVTMVQNKVGAVFEELGFTYIGPVDGHNLKELIDTFKMAHTLTGPVMVHVSTTKGKGYSYAEADRVGYHAQNSFDLATGKAKPSASSGKPKPPSYSKVFADTLIKLAEHDKRIVAITAAMSTGTGLDKFQAALPNQFIDVGIAEQHAVTVAAGMACEGMRPVAAIYSTFLQRAYDQIIHDVCIQNLPVFFCLDRAGIVGADGPTHQGMYDISYLRCIPNMVLMAPKDEAEMQSMIVTGLTHNGAIAMRYPRGNGVGAPLQDEDIEPLPIGKAEVLREGKDVLLLAYGSMVYPSLQVAELLNEHGVSATVVNARFAKPLDTELILPLAQKIGKVVTLEEGCLMGGFGSAVLEAMNDANVLAPVYRIGVPDILVEHASPEQSFNSLGMSSGQICDRILNQFAFNKQTAASAS comes from the coding sequence ATGCGGTTAAGTGAAGTTACCCACCCTAACCAGTTACATGGTTTGACGATCTCGCAATTGGAATCTATCGCAAAGGAAATTCGGCAAAAACATTTAGAAACGATCGCCGCTACAGGCGGACACCTTGGTCCGGGGCTAGGCGTAGTCGAGCTAACCCTAGCTTTATACCAAACCCTTGATTTGGATCGCGACAAGGTGGTGTGGGATGTGGGGCATCAAGCCTATCCCCATAAATTGATCACAGGACGCTACAAAAATTTCCATACTTTGCGCCAAAAGGATGGGATTGCAGGTTATCTCAACCGTCGCGAAAGTGAATTTGATCACTTCGGGGCAGGCCACGCATCGACTAGTATTTCGGCGGCTTTGGGTATGGCGATCGCCCGTGATTTGCAAGGTGATAATTATAAAACTGTAGCGATTATCGGTGATGGCTCCTTGACAGGTGGCATGGCGCTAGAAGCCATCAACCATGCAGGACATCTTCCCAAAACGAATTTATTAGTTGTCCTCAATGACAATGAAATGTCGATTTCCCCCAATGTGGGCGCAATTCCTAAGTACCTGAATAAAATGCGCCTCAGCCCACCGATGAAATTCATCACCAACAATCTTGAAGGACAAATCCGCAATATTCCCTTTGTGGGCGAACAGATCAGCCCTGAGATTGAAAGAATTAAGGACAATCTCAAGATTGTGACAATGGTACAAAACAAAGTCGGAGCCGTATTTGAAGAACTTGGCTTTACTTACATTGGTCCCGTCGATGGTCACAATCTCAAGGAACTGATCGATACCTTCAAGATGGCGCATACGCTCACAGGTCCCGTGATGGTTCACGTTAGCACCACTAAGGGCAAGGGTTACAGCTATGCAGAAGCTGATCGCGTTGGCTACCATGCTCAAAATTCCTTTGACCTTGCTACAGGTAAAGCAAAACCCTCGGCTTCCAGTGGCAAACCCAAACCTCCCAGCTATTCCAAGGTTTTTGCGGATACGCTGATTAAACTTGCTGAGCATGACAAGCGTATCGTTGCCATTACCGCCGCCATGTCGACTGGTACAGGTTTAGACAAATTCCAAGCCGCATTGCCCAATCAGTTTATTGATGTTGGCATTGCGGAACAACATGCTGTTACTGTAGCCGCAGGTATGGCTTGCGAAGGAATGCGCCCCGTTGCCGCAATTTATTCCACCTTCCTCCAACGCGCCTACGATCAGATCATCCATGATGTCTGTATCCAGAATTTGCCCGTCTTCTTCTGCCTCGATCGCGCAGGTATTGTCGGAGCCGATGGACCTACGCACCAAGGAATGTATGACATTTCCTATCTGCGCTGCATTCCCAATATGGTGCTGATGGCTCCCAAGGACGAAGCCGAAATGCAAAGCATGATCGTTACGGGCTTAACTCACAATGGGGCGATCGCCATGCGTTATCCTCGCGGTAATGGCGTGGGCGCACCATTGCAAGATGAGGATATCGAGCCATTACCAATCGGCAAGGCGGAAGTTTTGCGTGAAGGTAAGGATGTACTGCTCCTCGCCTATGGCTCAATGGTTTATCCTTCCTTGCAAGTTGCGGAACTTCTCAATGAGCATGGAGTTAGCGCCACTGTGGTGAATGCCCGCTTTGCGAAGCCCCTAGATACTGAGCTAATTCTGCCCCTTGCTCAGAAAATCGGTAAGGTAGTCACCCTTGAAGAAGGTTGCTTGATGGGTGGATTTGGTAGTGCGGTTCTAGAAGCAATGAATGATGCGAATGTATTGGCTCCCGTTTACCGCATCGGGGTTCCCGATATTCTCGTGGAACATGCTTCTCCAGAGCAGTCCTTTAATTCTCTTGGTATGTCTAGCGGACAAATTTGCGATCGCATTCTCAATCAGTTTGCCTTTAACAAGCAAACTGCGGCAAGTGCTAGTTAA
- a CDS encoding ABC transporter substrate-binding protein produces the protein MQNLNRRKFIGFSTLFLLGACGAQTTQSTSTSGKSKIVFWTMQLKPQFDKYMTDLIAAFVKENPTAEVEWVDVPWGEMETKILSSVAAKTAPDVVNLNPQFASKLAEKKALVDMAATISETDKSSYFPNIWKANQLDTATFGLPWYVATDITIYNRSLFEKAGLDPAKPPKTFEELTKVSEQIKAKTGKYAFLLTMDGGQVLEAMVQMGMKLLDANGKAAFNDAAGKAAFDYWVNLFEKQLIPREILTESHRKAIELYQSGELAILLTGPQFLKTVALNAPEVAKVTDVGAQITGSTGKKSAAVMNVAVPATSSNQALAVKFALYLTNAENQLTFSKIENSLPSTIKSVSDRYFTEAPKDAPLLDRARVISASQLSQSEVLIPPAKDIEKLRKIIYEELQLAMLKEKPSDKAIASAAERWNSL, from the coding sequence ATGCAAAATCTCAATCGTCGTAAGTTTATTGGATTCTCTACTCTATTTTTACTTGGAGCCTGTGGAGCGCAGACTACGCAATCTACAAGCACTTCAGGTAAAAGTAAAATTGTCTTTTGGACAATGCAATTAAAGCCGCAATTTGATAAATACATGACGGACTTAATTGCTGCCTTTGTCAAAGAGAACCCAACGGCGGAAGTGGAATGGGTGGATGTACCTTGGGGCGAAATGGAAACTAAGATTTTGAGTTCTGTAGCGGCTAAAACGGCTCCTGACGTGGTAAATCTCAATCCTCAGTTTGCATCAAAACTAGCGGAGAAGAAGGCGTTAGTAGATATGGCGGCAACCATTTCTGAAACTGATAAATCGAGCTATTTCCCAAATATATGGAAAGCAAATCAATTGGATACCGCTACCTTTGGCTTGCCTTGGTATGTAGCCACAGATATCACCATTTACAATCGTTCTCTTTTTGAGAAGGCAGGTTTAGATCCCGCAAAGCCTCCTAAAACTTTTGAGGAACTTACTAAGGTTTCGGAACAGATCAAGGCGAAAACTGGTAAATATGCCTTCCTCTTAACAATGGATGGTGGTCAAGTTCTCGAAGCAATGGTACAAATGGGCATGAAGTTGCTCGATGCCAATGGCAAGGCTGCCTTTAATGATGCGGCAGGGAAAGCAGCCTTTGACTATTGGGTAAATCTATTTGAGAAGCAATTGATTCCCCGTGAAATTTTGACGGAAAGCCATCGTAAAGCGATCGAACTTTATCAATCGGGTGAGTTAGCGATTTTATTGACTGGTCCCCAGTTTTTAAAAACAGTAGCCCTGAATGCGCCAGAGGTCGCCAAAGTCACCGATGTGGGCGCACAAATTACTGGCTCAACTGGCAAAAAGAGTGCAGCGGTGATGAATGTTGCCGTACCAGCGACATCCTCAAATCAAGCCCTTGCAGTCAAGTTTGCCCTCTATCTAACTAATGCAGAAAATCAACTTACCTTTTCCAAAATTGAAAATTCTTTGCCATCAACAATTAAGAGTGTGAGCGATCGCTATTTTACGGAAGCTCCTAAAGATGCACCATTACTCGATCGCGCCAGAGTCATTAGCGCCTCACAACTATCGCAATCTGAAGTCTTGATTCCCCCAGCCAAGGATATTGAGAAATTGCGGAAGATTATCTATGAGGAGTTGCAATTGGCGATGCTCAAGGAAAAGCCTAGCGACAAAGCGATCGCCTCGGCTGCCGAACGTTGGAACTCTTTATAA
- a CDS encoding FIST signal transduction protein, translated as MKWVTSLSTKISLEAAVQDLSQQVLIALGDKSLDLGFLFVSTAFASDYPRLLPLLADKLPIKKLVGCSGGGIVGNGREFEDKPAIALLVGHLPNTEAKVFHLNDNDLPDLDSSPDRWEKLTEVSPSLAPSFVLVGDPFSFPINDLIQGLDFAYPNAVKVGGLASSGGMGANALFCFHEQHKYKLYRTGLLGVALWGDVTIDPVVAQGCRPIGKIMQVSECERNLILGLEGKPPLSLLQDTVGDLSQSDRELAQHSLFIGVVMNEFKANPSQGDFLIRNIIGVDPRSGAIAVGDRMRPGQRIQLHLRDGKASAEDLEEALTNYMNQLSLEAPNVTPTAALMFSCMGRGERLYGKPNFDSELLQKHIGLVPFSGFFCSGEIGPVSGTTFLHGYTSVFGIVRPKS; from the coding sequence ATGAAGTGGGTAACTAGTCTTTCGACAAAAATATCTTTGGAAGCTGCGGTGCAAGACCTATCTCAGCAAGTATTGATAGCGCTTGGAGACAAATCGCTTGATTTAGGTTTTTTATTTGTATCCACTGCCTTTGCCAGTGACTATCCACGTTTGTTACCGCTACTTGCCGATAAATTACCAATCAAAAAATTAGTTGGTTGTTCGGGGGGTGGCATTGTCGGTAATGGGCGCGAGTTTGAAGATAAACCTGCGATCGCCTTGCTAGTGGGACATTTACCAAATACTGAAGCTAAAGTATTTCACTTAAATGATAATGATTTACCTGACTTAGATAGCTCTCCTGATCGTTGGGAAAAGTTAACCGAAGTCTCACCATCTCTTGCCCCTAGTTTTGTCTTAGTTGGCGACCCTTTTTCATTTCCCATTAACGATTTAATCCAAGGGCTAGATTTTGCCTATCCCAATGCGGTGAAAGTCGGTGGCTTGGCTAGCAGTGGAGGCATGGGAGCTAATGCCTTGTTCTGCTTCCACGAGCAGCACAAATATAAGCTTTACCGCACAGGCTTGCTTGGTGTAGCGCTATGGGGTGATGTGACAATTGATCCCGTAGTTGCTCAGGGATGTCGTCCCATTGGCAAGATCATGCAAGTTTCTGAGTGTGAGCGGAATTTGATTTTAGGACTAGAGGGTAAGCCACCCTTATCTTTACTACAAGATACCGTTGGTGATTTGAGCCAAAGCGATCGCGAATTGGCTCAGCATTCATTATTCATCGGCGTAGTAATGAATGAGTTTAAGGCAAATCCATCACAGGGAGATTTCTTAATCCGCAATATTATTGGTGTCGATCCACGTTCTGGAGCGATCGCAGTTGGCGATCGGATGCGTCCGGGTCAGAGAATTCAGCTTCATTTACGCGATGGGAAAGCCTCAGCAGAGGATCTAGAAGAAGCACTGACCAATTATATGAATCAGTTAAGTTTAGAGGCTCCTAATGTAACACCCACTGCCGCGCTAATGTTTTCCTGTATGGGTCGTGGTGAGCGTCTCTATGGCAAGCCCAATTTTGATTCAGAATTATTGCAAAAACATATTGGATTAGTTCCCTTTAGTGGCTTTTTCTGTTCAGGAGAAATTGGTCCCGTCAGTGGCACAACATTTCTACATGGTTATACCTCAGTCTTTGGTATTGTCAGACCTAAAAGCTAA
- a CDS encoding sensor histidine kinase, translating to MYITENVADGMPPNLIEVAVFPEEGAIALPETFTTEALPTLSMGTGGLVRQRRFILPLIYEEAILGFLMTGREDRDWFDYEQSQIQQIANTLAIACALDRRNQWLAANQQRNYEEQSNFLASLLHQLRNPLTAIRTFAQLLSRRIVADDPNQKFVTGILRETQHIQDLLSEADRPAPLLLSEAEHEKALLPAATMELTEIDLSEILDGITNFASAIAQERNIQFLSNIPSHLPKVLGNESALREAIGNLAENALKYTPKGGYVLLGADVKPDTVYIYVQDTGVGIPDADLPRLFERNFRGRQAEGEIAGTGLGLAIANELVQKMEGSIHVISQVGKGSTFAVTLKRSL from the coding sequence ATGTATATCACTGAAAATGTCGCCGATGGTATGCCACCCAATTTGATCGAAGTTGCTGTGTTTCCTGAGGAGGGGGCGATCGCTTTACCTGAGACTTTTACGACTGAGGCTTTGCCAACTTTATCGATGGGGACTGGTGGTTTAGTCAGACAACGTCGCTTTATTTTGCCCTTAATTTATGAAGAGGCAATTTTAGGTTTTTTGATGACGGGACGGGAAGATCGGGACTGGTTCGATTATGAACAATCTCAAATTCAGCAAATCGCCAATACTTTAGCGATCGCCTGTGCGCTTGATCGCCGCAATCAATGGTTAGCAGCTAATCAACAGCGCAATTACGAAGAACAAAGTAACTTTTTAGCCTCACTGCTGCATCAACTCCGCAATCCTCTCACCGCAATTCGCACCTTTGCCCAGCTATTATCTCGGCGAATTGTTGCTGATGATCCTAATCAAAAGTTTGTAACGGGAATTTTGCGCGAAACTCAGCATATTCAAGACTTGCTCAGTGAAGCTGATCGCCCTGCGCCCCTCTTACTATCGGAAGCCGAACATGAAAAAGCGCTCTTACCTGCGGCAACAATGGAGCTAACCGAGATTGATCTGAGTGAAATTTTGGATGGAATTACAAACTTTGCCAGTGCGATCGCTCAAGAACGGAATATTCAGTTTCTATCAAATATCCCTTCCCATTTACCCAAAGTTTTAGGTAACGAGTCTGCTCTCAGAGAAGCGATCGGAAATCTTGCTGAGAATGCTCTCAAATATACTCCCAAGGGTGGCTATGTGTTATTAGGTGCAGACGTCAAGCCTGACACGGTTTATATCTATGTCCAAGATACGGGTGTAGGCATTCCAGATGCAGATTTGCCGCGCTTATTTGAACGTAATTTCCGTGGTAGACAAGCGGAAGGTGAGATTGCAGGTACAGGATTAGGACTAGCGATCGCTAATGAGTTAGTCCAAAAAATGGAAGGTAGTATCCATGTGATCAGTCAAGTGGGTAAGGGAAGCACTTTTGCGGTGACACTCAAGCGATCACTATAG
- a CDS encoding restriction endonuclease subunit R, translating to MTVLNASTLTLDQVYHYLKFQKLSYSSFKSLLQLEPLSEFEIAELTQIRNDFENYLTDGKVLEGMVKALSILPLLRLAGFYRAPIKMQMEQEIDRINIEDEDISITGRLDLICVNKDRPKMNDIAFWVLAIESKNTSISASEGLPQLLTYAYKSLENQKTVWGLTTNGVYYEFVYIQQSVDQDSYSTYQPLPSLHLMEPESSEKLLQVLKAICKVQNGLL from the coding sequence ATGACTGTCCTTAACGCCAGCACCTTGACTTTAGATCAGGTTTATCATTACCTGAAATTTCAAAAGCTATCCTATAGCTCTTTTAAATCGTTACTTCAGTTAGAACCATTGTCTGAATTTGAGATTGCTGAACTTACTCAAATTCGGAATGATTTTGAAAATTATTTGACAGATGGAAAAGTCTTAGAAGGCATGGTCAAGGCACTATCAATTTTGCCATTGTTAAGATTAGCAGGCTTTTATCGTGCGCCAATCAAGATGCAGATGGAGCAGGAAATAGATCGGATTAATATTGAAGATGAGGATATAAGTATTACGGGACGATTAGATCTCATCTGTGTTAATAAAGATCGCCCAAAAATGAATGACATTGCCTTTTGGGTTTTAGCGATCGAATCGAAGAATACGAGTATCAGCGCTTCGGAAGGATTGCCTCAGCTCTTGACCTATGCCTATAAAAGTTTAGAAAATCAAAAAACTGTATGGGGTTTAACCACCAATGGTGTGTACTACGAGTTTGTGTATATCCAACAAAGTGTTGATCAAGACTCCTACTCCACTTATCAGCCATTACCATCGTTGCATTTAATGGAACCTGAGTCTTCTGAAAAACTATTGCAAGTCTTAAAAGCAATTTGCAAAGTTCAAAATGGTCTTCTTTAG
- a CDS encoding amino acid ABC transporter substrate-binding protein has protein sequence MDHQFRSRRQGFRYFWKNLWRRILSNKMSKQFWQRPIAWLITGLCLFLCLFTLAACEPVPTPDQVNGNSAGNRDYLKTVLKRGKLNCGVSGELPGFSFVNKEGKYSGLDVDICRAIAAALFDNPDAVQFRNLNAKERFTALQSGEVDVLSRNTTWTLSRDTSSRLSFMPVVFYDGQGLMVRKDSNIKEIGDLKDADICAQTGTTTEQNLADQMRKRNIPYKPVVYEEVNATFNAYQSGRCKAITADRSALVVRRTRLADPENHVVLDFVISKEPLAPAVSDGDSKWSDIVKWIIFSAIEAEDLDISSANLATQLQSKNAEVRRFLGVDGSLGKDMGISNDFAVKVIKHVGNYAEIYDRNLGKDSAFKLPRGQNELWRNGGLMYAPPFR, from the coding sequence ATGGATCACCAGTTTCGATCGCGTCGTCAAGGTTTTCGGTACTTCTGGAAAAATCTCTGGCGCAGAATTTTGTCTAACAAAATGTCCAAGCAATTCTGGCAACGCCCGATCGCTTGGTTGATCACAGGATTATGTCTATTTTTGTGTTTATTTACTCTCGCCGCCTGTGAGCCAGTCCCAACGCCCGATCAAGTCAATGGAAACAGTGCTGGAAATCGCGACTACCTCAAAACTGTGTTGAAGCGGGGCAAATTAAATTGTGGAGTTAGTGGTGAGTTACCTGGATTTAGTTTTGTTAATAAAGAGGGCAAATATTCGGGGCTAGATGTTGATATTTGTCGGGCGATCGCTGCTGCATTATTTGATAATCCTGATGCCGTACAATTCCGTAATCTCAATGCGAAAGAACGCTTCACTGCTTTGCAGTCGGGGGAAGTGGATGTGCTGAGTCGCAATACCACATGGACATTGAGTCGTGATACGAGTTCGCGCCTATCGTTTATGCCCGTAGTTTTTTATGATGGACAGGGGCTAATGGTTCGCAAAGATAGCAATATTAAGGAGATCGGTGATCTTAAAGATGCTGATATTTGCGCTCAAACAGGGACAACTACTGAACAGAACCTCGCTGACCAGATGCGTAAGCGCAACATTCCCTATAAGCCTGTGGTATATGAAGAGGTCAATGCCACCTTTAATGCCTACCAATCAGGACGTTGCAAGGCAATTACCGCCGATCGCTCAGCCTTAGTAGTACGTCGTACTCGTCTTGCCGATCCTGAGAATCATGTAGTTTTAGATTTTGTAATTTCTAAGGAACCGCTTGCGCCAGCCGTTAGTGATGGCGACTCGAAATGGTCAGATATTGTGAAATGGATTATTTTTTCAGCGATCGAGGCAGAGGATTTAGATATTTCTTCAGCCAATTTAGCCACGCAATTACAAAGTAAAAATGCGGAAGTGCGCCGATTTTTAGGTGTGGACGGCAGCCTTGGCAAGGATATGGGTATTAGTAATGACTTTGCGGTAAAAGTGATCAAGCATGTAGGCAACTATGCCGAAATCTACGATCGCAATCTCGGTAAAGACAGTGCCTTTAAATTACCGCGAGGACAAAATGAACTCTGGCGAAATGGTGGGTTAATGTACGCTCCACCATTTCGCTAA
- a CDS encoding HEAT repeat domain-containing protein, whose product MIITLETNNLTKLTSLFTSEPTDGEAYADAYYQDIADRLFQQGSEGWLYLEQVLPFYDQQSRDNPLDLLNQARVRAILFALSQVKSPRKKAEIIGLLEGYLEDFRPNIVAEVIDGLCYQKAKKYNIRVLSLLNHPSPFVRGSVLRYFATLYPEQALPILLRSLNDSDPIVRENAADELGDLGCDDAIHPLQTLLKKEKNQNVREAVSTALESLLH is encoded by the coding sequence ATGATTATTACACTTGAAACCAATAATTTAACCAAGCTTACATCCCTATTTACATCAGAACCAACCGATGGAGAAGCCTATGCGGACGCTTACTATCAGGACATTGCTGATCGCTTGTTTCAACAGGGAAGTGAAGGCTGGTTATACTTAGAACAAGTACTTCCATTTTATGATCAACAATCTCGTGATAATCCTTTAGATTTATTGAATCAAGCAAGAGTTAGAGCTATTCTATTCGCCTTATCTCAAGTTAAGTCACCCCGTAAAAAGGCAGAGATTATCGGTTTATTAGAAGGGTATTTAGAAGATTTTCGTCCCAATATTGTCGCTGAAGTGATCGATGGGTTATGTTACCAAAAAGCGAAAAAATATAATATTCGTGTTTTATCGCTTCTAAATCATCCATCTCCTTTTGTACGTGGTAGTGTTTTAAGATATTTTGCTACGCTCTATCCAGAACAAGCTTTACCGATTCTATTAAGGTCTTTAAATGATAGTGATCCAATTGTGCGAGAAAATGCTGCTGATGAGTTAGGTGATTTAGGCTGTGATGATGCTATTCATCCATTACAAACACTTCTTAAAAAAGAGAAAAATCAAAATGTCCGTGAAGCTGTTTCAACTGCTTTAGAAAGCTTGCTACATTAA
- a CDS encoding metallophosphoesterase family protein, protein MALKFKFAIASDLHIALPHTIWQHPARFHLVEYSIPAFEEVLSHLATLDLDFLLLPGDLTQHGEPENHQWLAERLAKLPYPVYVIAGNHDVPRVETFDQFTPHYTKFGFNEGISEPNKLYYECEVLPNVRLIGLNSNRFDEEGQQIGWIDEEQLEWLQTVLDRQDYELNLVTIHHNVLEHMHDQSRNALGKRYMLGNTQQLCEILHRANVKMVFTGHLHVQDIAYSDRYDLYDITTGSLVSYPHPYRVLNYISDDLGDRLEVESFRVKSIPEQADFLHFSREWMGNHSHPFVLRLLTHPPLNLPLEVAEKLTPDLRYFWAYIADGDADFHFPHFPKVAQEYFEAFSDVPPKDNNVTLNLKRSLTMRST, encoded by the coding sequence GTGGCACTTAAGTTTAAATTTGCGATCGCCTCGGATTTGCACATTGCATTGCCCCACACGATTTGGCAACATCCTGCGCGATTTCATCTTGTTGAGTACAGCATTCCCGCATTTGAAGAGGTGCTGTCCCATCTGGCTACCCTAGACTTAGATTTTTTACTATTACCTGGGGATCTCACTCAGCATGGCGAACCTGAAAACCACCAATGGCTAGCGGAGCGCCTTGCAAAGCTTCCCTATCCTGTCTACGTCATCGCAGGAAACCATGATGTACCAAGGGTCGAAACCTTCGATCAGTTTACGCCGCACTATACAAAGTTTGGATTCAACGAAGGCATTAGCGAACCCAACAAACTCTATTACGAATGTGAAGTATTGCCTAATGTAAGGCTAATTGGATTGAATTCTAATCGCTTTGATGAGGAAGGTCAGCAGATTGGCTGGATTGATGAGGAACAGTTAGAGTGGTTGCAGACTGTTCTCGATCGCCAAGATTACGAATTGAACTTGGTGACGATTCATCATAATGTGCTGGAACATATGCATGATCAGTCACGCAATGCCCTCGGAAAGCGCTATATGCTGGGTAATACGCAGCAATTATGCGAAATTTTGCATCGAGCTAATGTGAAGATGGTTTTCACAGGACATCTCCACGTGCAGGATATTGCCTATAGCGATCGCTATGATCTCTACGACATTACTACTGGCTCCCTAGTCAGCTATCCTCATCCCTATCGTGTCCTGAATTATATTTCCGATGATTTAGGCGATCGCTTAGAAGTAGAATCCTTCCGTGTGAAATCAATTCCTGAACAGGCTGATTTCTTGCATTTCTCGCGGGAATGGATGGGCAATCATTCGCATCCCTTTGTGTTGCGACTACTGACGCATCCACCTCTCAATTTGCCTCTAGAGGTCGCTGAGAAGCTTACCCCTGACCTACGTTACTTTTGGGCATATATCGCTGATGGTGATGCTGATTTCCATTTTCCCCATTTCCCCAAAGTGGCTCAGGAATATTTTGAAGCCTTTAGCGATGTGCCTCCTAAAGATAATAATGTGACGCTAAATCTCAAGCGATCGCTTACCATGAGATCAACTTAA
- a CDS encoding phycobiliprotein lyase, whose translation MNALEFFQKSAGKWRSQRTTHHLAFRRAERGGSEILVNPLNADDPKVIEICQMHEIEPTNAIGGAYVKWDGTMAWDKDDGETHSGETVFALVPDDETGRKGKLLREVGYAEVMPVIGRYEIDDEEALVLITDYPSMSSYERFWFPAPNVRVRASTVQRFGGFSQATFCTEQLMNEDKVEAVASDNSQPAIASVFGW comes from the coding sequence ATGAACGCATTAGAATTTTTTCAAAAGAGCGCAGGCAAATGGCGATCGCAACGTACGACCCATCACCTTGCCTTCCGTCGTGCTGAGAGAGGTGGCTCCGAAATTTTGGTTAATCCCTTAAATGCCGACGATCCTAAGGTCATCGAAATTTGCCAAATGCACGAAATTGAACCCACTAATGCGATCGGTGGAGCCTATGTGAAATGGGATGGCACGATGGCATGGGATAAAGATGATGGGGAAACCCACTCAGGGGAAACAGTATTTGCCCTTGTCCCAGATGATGAGACAGGTCGCAAAGGCAAGTTGTTACGGGAAGTGGGCTATGCGGAAGTCATGCCTGTAATTGGTCGTTACGAAATTGATGACGAAGAAGCTCTAGTGCTCATCACTGATTATCCATCGATGAGTTCCTATGAGCGTTTTTGGTTCCCTGCACCAAATGTAAGGGTAAGGGCTAGCACGGTGCAACGTTTCGGCGGATTTAGTCAAGCGACTTTCTGCACTGAACAACTGATGAATGAAGATAAAGTTGAGGCTGTAGCAAGTGATAATTCTCAACCAGCGATCGCTTCGGTTTTTGGTTGGTAA
- the cysE gene encoding serine O-acetyltransferase produces MIKTLQADFKIIFERDPAARNWLEVLLCYPGLHAIWLYRFAHWLNMLKLPVIPRMISQMARFFTGIEIHPGARIGKGAFIDHGMGVVIGETAIVGEYVLIYQGVTLGGTGKESGKRHPTLGDNVVIGAGAKVLGNIEIGSNSRIGAGSVVVKSVPPDCTVVGIPGRIVHRHGVKVSALDHSQVPDPEGDVIRSLIGRVEQLEKNAELHSLHPVNNYIIDSELLKNVRPRHLVPSDHSPKPFDRHQEYEGFSEGGGI; encoded by the coding sequence ATCATCAAAACGCTGCAAGCCGACTTCAAGATCATTTTTGAACGTGATCCTGCTGCCCGTAACTGGCTAGAAGTCTTGTTATGCTATCCCGGACTCCATGCCATTTGGCTCTATCGCTTTGCCCATTGGCTAAATATGCTCAAGCTACCTGTGATCCCTCGGATGATCTCACAGATGGCAAGATTCTTCACAGGCATTGAGATTCACCCTGGGGCAAGAATTGGTAAGGGTGCATTCATTGACCACGGTATGGGCGTAGTAATCGGCGAAACAGCGATCGTTGGTGAATATGTGTTGATCTACCAAGGTGTCACCCTCGGCGGCACAGGTAAAGAATCAGGTAAGCGTCACCCCACCCTTGGCGACAACGTGGTTATTGGCGCTGGAGCCAAAGTCCTTGGCAATATCGAAATTGGCAGCAATTCACGGATTGGTGCTGGCTCTGTCGTTGTCAAATCCGTTCCTCCCGATTGCACGGTAGTGGGTATCCCCGGGCGGATTGTGCATCGTCATGGTGTCAAGGTTTCGGCTCTCGATCATAGTCAAGTTCCCGATCCTGAAGGTGATGTCATTCGTTCTCTGATTGGTCGTGTGGAGCAACTAGAGAAAAATGCTGAGTTGCATAGTTTACATCCTGTCAACAACTACATTATTGATTCAGAACTGCTCAAAAATGTCCGCCCGCGCCATCTCGTACCTTCTGATCATTCTCCAAAACCATTTGACCGTCATCAAGAGTATGAAGGATTTTCCGAAGGCGGCGGTATTTAA